The following DNA comes from Candidatus Methylacidiphilum fumarolicum.
CTTTTCCAACATTGATCCTTTTGTCTCCAAACGGGGAAGAGCTTTCCACCTTTGGCTATATGCCTGGGGGACCAGGACCATTCATTGACAAAATTGAGAAATTACATCAAAAAATCATTTCCAAAAACTAACGCTTCTGTTCATGAATTTCTTCTTGAATGCGACGAACTTGACAGCCTTCTAATTTTTTTTCTAAAAAAAGAAACACAGTTTCTATTCATGGTTTAAAAAAGGATGAGGAATACAATGAAAATGAAAAAGTTAAAGTATATTAGCTGTTGTTTTGCTCTTGGAAGCCTTCTGTTGTCTCCACTTTTTGCTCAAAATCCTGTTGAATCTCAAGCTGATCCCCAAGCACAATCTTCTTCTTCTGAAAACTCCCATCCTCATGGAAAAGCCTATAGGCATAAAATGGCTAGAGAGATGCATGAAAGAATGCAGCGATTGATGGATAAACAGGATGAGGAATTAAAGAAACTGGCTAACGAAATGAACAAGGCTCCTAAAGACCAAAAATTGGATAAAGTTGTTACCCTTTTAAATACCTTAGTCAATCAGCGTATTCAGATGCATGAAGAAATGAAAGCGATGCATCATAAAATGATGGGAAATCATAAAGAACATCATGAATAAAAGGGGCACTTCAAAGAAGAATTCCTTTCCATGTTTTTTCCACTTTCCTCAGAGGTTTTCTATTGGGCATAATCACTGGATTGCTTCCTTTCTTTTTTTCTTTCTAATTGGAACTGGAATCTACTCTCTTACAGCCCAAGCTCCTCCTCAACCTCATAGCCTCAAAGGAAGCTCTGAGGATCAACTGTTGGATGCTAATCAGCGAGCCGTTGTATCGGAAATGCAAGAAAGCTTTCGCAGACTACTTGATAAACAGGACAAAGAGCTTGACGAGCTTCTTAAAGAATTGAAAAAGGCTCCCAAAGAAAAAAAAGTCGATTGTTTAACCACGATTATTACTCGTTTGATCGAACAAAGGAAAGAGATGCATCAGGAAATGGATGCGATGCGTTCTCGAATGCGTGAGCTAAAATCTCTTTCCCAATCATCCAGCCTTCCAAATGCCTTTGAACCCCCGGCCGCCCCCTCTTCCAATGCTTCTTCCAATGCTTCCTCTCCACCCCCCTCTGCTCAGCCCAATCAAGATTCTCAAGACAACGAAACAGCTCGTTAAATCCCTTTTCTTTTTTTCCCAGTTTCGCCAAGATTATTAATAAATGAACCCACCGGCTGTGACTGTTGCCATTCCCACCTATAATGGCGAAAAAACGATCGAAAAGGCCATTCTTAGTGCTCTCAATCAGTCATGGCCAAACATAGAGATACTCGTCATTAACAATGGGTCTACGGATAAAACAGCTGAAATTATTGAAAGGTTTAGGGGAGCGGTTTTGCATGTTTTTTTCAAAGAAAAAATAGGTAGAGCCAAAGCCAGAAATGAAGCATTGCAAAGAGCCAATGGCCACTGGATACAATGGCTCGATCACGACGATTACTTAGAGCCAAATAAAATCAAAAATCACTTTTCTCTAACAACCGAATTAGATGCTATTGATGTCTTCTATTCCCCTATCATAGCTGTTTCTCCGGAAGGAAAAGAGAAATATGTCCCATCGGCTGAAACGATGCACAAACCACTGCTTTCTCTCTGGTTTTCCTCCGAACTGCCCCAAACGGGTGGGTATCTTTGGAAAAAAGAATCGGCTATAAAAATTGGTGGCTGGAGCGATGATGCCCCACTGTTTGATGATTATGAACTTGTAGGAAGAGCCATTCAATCGAATTTAAGATTTTCTTTGACGCCGATTCCTGGGGCTTATTGGAATTATAGAGACAAGCCTATGCCGCATGAACAAGCTTTAGATTTTATTGACCAAAAAAAGAAATGCATGGATAGGATGGTGCAATGGTTGGTTCAAACTGGCCGCATGGATCCTGAGCTTCAAATAGAAATTGGTAAAGCCTATTTTTTAATTGCTAGATGGCTTGCAAGAGAAGGGAAAATAGAGGAAGCAGTGGCTTTAGAAAGAAAGCAAAAAGCATTAGGCCTTTTTTTTGTCGATGGGTCTTGGAGATACAATGTTTTGTATTCTCTTTTTGGATTTTTTGCTACTGAAAAAATTCAAAGCCTTTTTAGGCACAGATGAAAATGGTGTTGTCCAGCCGAAAATTATTGAGAATCGAAAAAATATAAAATAAAAAGGATTCTATATCTTTTTACAAGATGGATCCAAAAGTCACCATTGGCATTCCTGCATATAATCCTGGAAAATGGATTATCCAAACTTTAGAAAGTGTTATATCCCAGGCTTGGGAAAAAAAAGAAATAATAGTGATTGACTCAGGTTCTACTGATGAAACTCCTTCTATTTTAAACAAATACAAGGATAAAATTAAGCTTATCAGTCTAAAAAAAACAGTGGATACCGCTGAGAGTCGAAATTTAATCCTTTTAGAAGCAACTGGCGAATGGATTCAATACCTAGATCATGACGATTATTTAGTGGAAGGAAAAATAAAAACTCAATTTGAGGAAGCAAAAGAACAGATCGATTCTGCCGATGTCTTATACTCTCCTACTTATGTTGAAATCTGGAAAAATGGGGCATCTATCCTCCAAAATAATTTGCTAGGCGCTGACTCCTACAAAGATCCTTTAATTTTATGGCTTTCCTGGGATATGCCACAAATAGGATCCTATATTTGGCGAAAACAATCCCTGCTTAAAATTGGCGGATGGGACAACTTACATCTTTGTGAAGATTATAGCCTTTATATGCGCGCCATTACAAATAAATTGAAGTTTGTTTATTGTCCTACTCCTGGAGCTGTATATCGTGTAGGTCATAGGCGCAGCCGAGCGGTTAGCCATTTTATAGAAATTCTTAAGGATCATGATGCTCTCCTTGAGGAAATGATTGAATATTTGAAAAAAGAAAAGATGCTCACTGAAACAAGACAAGCAGCCATTCTAAAAAACCGATTTCAAAAGTTTCTAGCCTATAAATCCGTAGATCTCTCTATGGCTGATGCCTATTTCAAAAAACATAAGGAATTATTGGAACAAAAATTGTCTTTCCGTTATCGCTTTGCTCTTTCTTTAGGGCTTTCCTTTTCAGATATGAACAAAATCAAATACATGAGCAGACGTCTCTTGCCTTTCTTTAAAGAGAGATAGACCTAAAAAAGCCAGCTTTGATTGTTCCCTATTTTCTTTGATTGAGATCCGTCTGAGCAGTGTTGCTATGATCGCAGCTTTTAGACAATTCAAAAAGTTTGCTATACCTAAAAAAATTAGAAAAGGCCGCCATGGAGGCCACATAGAATCCTGGGAACCCATCAAGAAAACCTAATTTCAAAATGTAGCTTCTAAAAAATCTCCAGGGAGGTCTAAAGAGCACATCGAGCCAATTCCACGCCCTTCCTTTTTCTAATGCTTCTTTAGCAAAAGAACTAGCGTACTCTGGAAGTTTAGTAATCGTAAAATCGATCGTAGGAAATGAATAATGGAGGAGCTCTCCTTTCAATTTTTTGACCTTTCCTTGAACGATCACTTTATCATGCTCTCTACTGCCTCCCCACCGCCCATAATCTTTTCGAAAAAGCCTCAAATTGTAATCAGGATAAAAATCCCCATGGGTGATCCACCGATCGATTAACCATGTTTTCCTTGGAAAATAAGCCCCAACGTACTTCAGGTGATCTTCTCTAAAAAAGTCATGGATATCTTGCCGTAATGCCTCCGAGACAACTTCATCGGCATCCAATCCTAAAACCCACTGATAAGAAGCCAAATCAAGGGCTATATTTTTTTGATCTCTACGACAGCTCCACGGCCTTTCTTCCACACGTGCTCCATAAAGCTTTGCCACAGATTCCGTTTCATCGGTACAATCGTTGATGACGAGAATAATTTCGCTGACCCATGAGGCAACACTGCCTAAACTTTTGGGCAAATTATGCGCCTGGTTCTTCGCTATCATCGTTAGGCTTATCGGTAGTTTATCCATGAGAGCAATCAGGCGGTATGTCTAAAAGGCAGCAGCATATGCAAGAAAGTTCTCAAGTTCCTTTTGGGCCTTCGGGCAGTCAGTCTTTTAAGAGCAAATGGATTTTCTCCTGGCAAATTCACTCCTTCTCCAATTTGACAAGCAGATTCATATCCAGCTTGCTCTACGATATCCAAGCATTGTTTGGTGAATTGCCCATAAGGAAACGAAAAATGGCGGATGGGTACGGAGAAAGTATCCTCCAGATACTTTTTGGAATCCTCTATTTCCTTTTTCAGTTCCTTACTAGAAAGAAGAGGCAAGTGTGGGTGCGAAAAAGTATGACTGCCAATTTCCTGACCAGAAGCAATCCACTCCTTAATCTCCTCTTCAGTCATTAGCTTATGTGCCGGCTCTCCTAAAGGTCTATCCCATTCATTCGTTTTCCCAATATATCCAGCAACCACAAATAGAATGGCTCGCATGCGAAACCGATTTAAAAGCGGCAAGGCTCGAGTAAAAACAGATTGATAAGCATCATCAAAGCTGATAATAACACCACGACAGACCGAACAACTTGCTGCAACAAATTCTCCAAGTGTTATGGAAGGCCATTCCATCGACCAGAATTCTCCTAATTGTCTTTCAAAGAGCAAATTAGAAACCCACAATGAAGGGAATTTTGATTCTTTTGGATTTTTTCCAATATGATGGTACATGAGTATGGGGGTCTTATCTCCATACACTCTTCGGTAATGGGACAGATGGGTAAAGGAGGCATCGAGTTGGGAAGAAACTTTAGGTAAGCCAGCCATGAATGCGAATTTATCGATAATTATAGTCAGTTGCAATACCCAACTGTTGCTTCAAGAAGCTCTCCTTTCTATTGAAAAAAGCCAAGACTCTCTTCCAAAGCTAGTTATTGTCTTTGACAACGGATCAAAAGATGGGACAGAAGAAATGTTAAAAAAATTTTTTCCTTGGGTCCTTTATCTTCGTTCCGAAACTAACCTTGGGTTTGCAAAAGCAGTCAACTCTGCAGCCGTACATGCTCAAGGCGACTATCTTTTATTGCTCAATTCTGATGCCAGATTAGAAGCTGACTCCATCAAACAAGCTATTCGTTGGATGGAAACACACAAAGAGTGTGCTGTGTGCGGTGCACAACTTCTTAATGAAGATGGGACACTTCAAAATTCAATCGCCAATTTTCCTACTCTTTTAACTGAGTTAGGGAATAAGTCGCTGCTGCGAAAGCTTTTCCCGAAAAAATTCCCAGGTAAAGAAAATAAACCTAAAAACCCCCAAGCCGTTGAATCAGTTATTGGTGCCTTTTTCCTTGTTCGAAAGAAAATTTGGGATGAATTAGGAGGATTAGACGAACGGTTCTTTTTCTTTTTTGAAGAAACTGATTTCTGTTTTAGGGTCCTACAAAAGGGCTATCAAGTGTATTATTTGCCACAAGTCAAAGTGTGGCATGGACAAGGGAAAACAGCTAAAACGGCCCTAGTCGAAGCTCGAATCGAGTATTGGAAATCTCGATACAAGTACTTTAAAATCCACCGTCCCTATCCTGAATTTCTGATCTTAAAAGTCGGTTTGTTGTTACGGCTTAGCTTCTCTTTGATATTTGAAAGCCTCCTTTATCTTCTAACTTTAGGCAGACGCAATTCCGAACGCTTAAGGATTGGCTATAAAATCGCCCTTTGGCATCTCAAAGGAATGCCTGAGAACATGGGGCTATCTAAGGGTTAAAATGCAAAACAAGCTTAAGGTGCTATTGATCAATTCCCTGCTGAAGGGGGGAGGGACAGACAATCAATGCCTATTGCTTGCAAGGGGCCTCAAAGAATTAGAGATTCCTGTTATCGTTGCTTGTCCACAAAGAGCGGAACTTTCCTCTCTATTAGAAGACTATGGGATAGAAACGGTCCATTGGGAAAAAAATCTTTCTGGAATTTTCCAGCTATGGAAAATAATTAACAGTCGAGAAATTTCCATTGTGCATGCGCATCATGGGAGAGATTATTGGCCAACCATTGTCGCTGGTTCCTTGGCCGCAAATAAGCCCAAAATTGTTCTCTCGCGTCATATGGCTAAAAGCCCTGGTTCTTGGATCAGTAAACATTATCTTTTAGAGTCTTGCGACTGTTTGGTTGCCGTCTCTCATTTTACAAAAAAAGTTCTCATCCAGGGAGATTACGATCCACTATGCCCAATAAAAGAACGGCATCAAAGAGATCCGCTTTTAGGAGACCATAGAAAAATTAAAGTCATCTATGGGGGCATTGACACCCAACGATTTTACCCTAAAAAAGCAATCCAATTAAGGAATAAATTGGGGATTGAAGAAGAACATTTTCTTTTCGGAATGATTGGTAGTTATGATTTTCCAGTGGGGAAAGGCCAGTTGGAATTTATCGAAGCGGCCTACCAAGTTCAAAAGCTGCTTCCAAAGAGCCGATTTCTCCTTATTGGAAGAGGGAACATGCAGCAGTTGCTGGAAGAAAAAATAAAAAGTTATTCTTTACAAGACCACTTCTTTCTCATCCCTCATAACTCTGAAATAGAAAACTGGATTAATGCACTCGACTGTCTGGTTCATCCAGCCATCGCCACGGAAGCCTTTGGCCTAGTTATCTTAGAGGCATTTGCCTGCGGCAAGCCAGTCATTGCCTCTTTTTTAGACGGCATCCCTGAAGCTTTTGAGGCCTGTCAGTTTGGCAGGCTAATTCCCCCATGGTCCATACAAGAATTATGTCAAGCAATGGTCGATATCGGAAATTGGCCACCGATTCCAGAAGAAAAACGTTGGGAATATCATAAAAAAATTGCCTCTTCTTATTCCTACAACATTATGGCAAAAAACATGTTAAAGTTATATGATACGCTATAGGTGTTCACTTTCCTTCCGATTAAAAGGAAAAAGCGTTATATAATTGATTTAAAATTCTAAGGCATAAAAGTTCTCCATTCTACTTGGTTAAGATGAAAAAACTTGATAGAAAGTACTGTATAAGGGATTGCGCATTAAGTAAAAGAAAGTAGAAGTTTGCTCCCTACTTGAACCCTACACAAAAAGTAATGTAATATATTGCTAATCAATAAACTATAAAGAATCTGTTTAAATGAATAATTTTCAAAAACAACTAAGTTTTTGGCTTCTTTTGTTATGGATACTATTTAGGACAGCATTCCTTTTTTCTTCTCCCTTCCAGGAAGTTGCTTCTTTCAGTTCTATTCCCAATATTTCAGAGGCCAGTCTATCTGAAGGAACAATTCTAGGAAACTTTGATGATAAAAACAGCAAAGGCCATGTGATATTAATCGAAACTTGTTTCATAGTGCCTGCTGATCCACAGGCTGTTTCCAATGCTTTTTTACACTGGGACCCAAGCAAATTCCCATCGCTTAAAGTCTTTAGTCATTTGGAGCATGGCTCATCCAATGATTTTCCCTTTAATGCCTTAGCCTTCGATATCAAGAAAGCTCCAATAAAAAAACTGCTTCAGGAAGCATTTAGAGTGAAACCAGGCCGAAGCTCCATTAACCTAAGTACAGAAGAAATCAAACAACTCCAAGCAGACCTTTCTAACTTTAAGGGGAAAATTGATGAACATTCCGCACAAGCCCTCCATACCTTTTTTGTGAACGATTTACAGACCAGACTACTTAATTACTCAAAATCTGGACTTCTCAACCTCCCTCCTTATGAAAACGGCAATAGCCCTGTCAAACCCATAGAAGAAATTGATAAATTGGCAAAGGCGAGCCCCAAAATTTACACCCGTTACCAAGCTCTTCTTGATTCTCTGCTCAGTAATTGGACCAGTCAACAACCTCCCCAAAACTATTACTGCAATTTTTTCGATGCGAACGGCATGGGCACACTCTCCCTTGGGTCCAGCTACGGGTTCAAAACCCAAGAAAGCTGGCAACAGATCAACCTCGAATTTTATGTGAGTGCAATCTACTACAACGGCATGGAAATCGTAGAAATGTGGCCTTTGGAGTCAAAAGGTAAGAGGACGACTTTGGTTTGGAAAGCGCATATGCTTGCCGTTCCAATTGGTGGGTTATTAGAAGATGTCAATCGAATGGCCTACGGACTTGCCTTATTGCAGGGTACAAAAAACGCAGATCAAGCTTTTCTATCTGAATTTTCATCGAAATAATTTAGGTGGCTTCTTGAACCTCTTTTTTATAAGCCGTTGCTGCTTCTTTGATAAGCAAAGCCAAGTTTAATTTTGGTTGAACGAACTTTGGCCGAAACCATGGGAAAAGTCCCATAAGATCATGGAAAACACGGATCTGCCCATCGCAAAATTTACCTGAGCCAATTCCAATTGTTGGAACCTCCACTCTCTTGGTAATTTCTTCTGCCAGCTGATCTTCTACAGCCTCAAGCACAATAGAAAAGACACCTGCCTTGCTTAAAAAAAGGGCATCATCAATAATCTTCTTTTTTTCCTCTTC
Coding sequences within:
- a CDS encoding glycosyltransferase family 2 protein encodes the protein MDPKVTIGIPAYNPGKWIIQTLESVISQAWEKKEIIVIDSGSTDETPSILNKYKDKIKLISLKKTVDTAESRNLILLEATGEWIQYLDHDDYLVEGKIKTQFEEAKEQIDSADVLYSPTYVEIWKNGASILQNNLLGADSYKDPLILWLSWDMPQIGSYIWRKQSLLKIGGWDNLHLCEDYSLYMRAITNKLKFVYCPTPGAVYRVGHRRSRAVSHFIEILKDHDALLEEMIEYLKKEKMLTETRQAAILKNRFQKFLAYKSVDLSMADAYFKKHKELLEQKLSFRYRFALSLGLSFSDMNKIKYMSRRLLPFFKER
- a CDS encoding glycosyltransferase family 2 protein, which translates into the protein MIAKNQAHNLPKSLGSVASWVSEIILVINDCTDETESVAKLYGARVEERPWSCRRDQKNIALDLASYQWVLGLDADEVVSEALRQDIHDFFREDHLKYVGAYFPRKTWLIDRWITHGDFYPDYNLRLFRKDYGRWGGSREHDKVIVQGKVKKLKGELLHYSFPTIDFTITKLPEYASSFAKEALEKGRAWNWLDVLFRPPWRFFRSYILKLGFLDGFPGFYVASMAAFSNFFRYSKLFELSKSCDHSNTAQTDLNQRK
- a CDS encoding glycosyltransferase family 4 protein is translated as MQNKLKVLLINSLLKGGGTDNQCLLLARGLKELEIPVIVACPQRAELSSLLEDYGIETVHWEKNLSGIFQLWKIINSREISIVHAHHGRDYWPTIVAGSLAANKPKIVLSRHMAKSPGSWISKHYLLESCDCLVAVSHFTKKVLIQGDYDPLCPIKERHQRDPLLGDHRKIKVIYGGIDTQRFYPKKAIQLRNKLGIEEEHFLFGMIGSYDFPVGKGQLEFIEAAYQVQKLLPKSRFLLIGRGNMQQLLEEKIKSYSLQDHFFLIPHNSEIENWINALDCLVHPAIATEAFGLVILEAFACGKPVIASFLDGIPEAFEACQFGRLIPPWSIQELCQAMVDIGNWPPIPEEKRWEYHKKIASSYSYNIMAKNMLKLYDTL
- a CDS encoding glycosyltransferase family 2 protein; amino-acid sequence: MNANLSIIIVSCNTQLLLQEALLSIEKSQDSLPKLVIVFDNGSKDGTEEMLKKFFPWVLYLRSETNLGFAKAVNSAAVHAQGDYLLLLNSDARLEADSIKQAIRWMETHKECAVCGAQLLNEDGTLQNSIANFPTLLTELGNKSLLRKLFPKKFPGKENKPKNPQAVESVIGAFFLVRKKIWDELGGLDERFFFFFEETDFCFRVLQKGYQVYYLPQVKVWHGQGKTAKTALVEARIEYWKSRYKYFKIHRPYPEFLILKVGLLLRLSFSLIFESLLYLLTLGRRNSERLRIGYKIALWHLKGMPENMGLSKG
- a CDS encoding polysaccharide deacetylase family protein, producing MAGLPKVSSQLDASFTHLSHYRRVYGDKTPILMYHHIGKNPKESKFPSLWVSNLLFERQLGEFWSMEWPSITLGEFVAASCSVCRGVIISFDDAYQSVFTRALPLLNRFRMRAILFVVAGYIGKTNEWDRPLGEPAHKLMTEEEIKEWIASGQEIGSHTFSHPHLPLLSSKELKKEIEDSKKYLEDTFSVPIRHFSFPYGQFTKQCLDIVEQAGYESACQIGEGVNLPGENPFALKRLTARRPKRNLRTFLHMLLPFRHTA
- a CDS encoding glycosyltransferase family 2 protein — its product is MNPPAVTVAIPTYNGEKTIEKAILSALNQSWPNIEILVINNGSTDKTAEIIERFRGAVLHVFFKEKIGRAKARNEALQRANGHWIQWLDHDDYLEPNKIKNHFSLTTELDAIDVFYSPIIAVSPEGKEKYVPSAETMHKPLLSLWFSSELPQTGGYLWKKESAIKIGGWSDDAPLFDDYELVGRAIQSNLRFSLTPIPGAYWNYRDKPMPHEQALDFIDQKKKCMDRMVQWLVQTGRMDPELQIEIGKAYFLIARWLAREGKIEEAVALERKQKALGLFFVDGSWRYNVLYSLFGFFATEKIQSLFRHR